One Streptomyces sp. ML-6 genomic region harbors:
- the meaB gene encoding methylmalonyl Co-A mutase-associated GTPase MeaB, which translates to MAVKIDIDSYAKGVLDGRRAQIARAITLVESTRPDHRVLAQQLLRELLPHSGAARRIGISGVPGVGKSTFIDALGTMLTGLGHRVAVLAVDPSSTRTGGSILGDKTRMERLAVDPAAYVRPSPTAGTLGGVAKATRESIVVMEAAGYDVVLVETVGVGQSETAVANMVDTFLLLTLARTGDQLQGIKKGVLELADAIAVNKADGPHERDARAAARELAGALRLMHPADAAWKPPVLTCSARESTGLDTLWERLEQHRALLESTGRLAAKRRDQQVDWTWTMVRDELLESLRGHPAVRSLAPELEQRVRDGELTATLAAEQILDAFRGTA; encoded by the coding sequence CAGATCGCGCGGGCCATCACCCTCGTCGAGTCCACCCGCCCCGATCACCGGGTGCTGGCCCAGCAGTTGCTGCGCGAACTGCTGCCGCACTCCGGTGCGGCCCGGCGGATCGGCATCAGCGGGGTGCCGGGCGTGGGCAAGTCCACCTTCATCGACGCGCTGGGCACGATGCTCACCGGGCTCGGGCACCGGGTCGCGGTGCTGGCCGTCGACCCCTCCTCCACCCGTACCGGGGGCTCCATCCTGGGCGACAAGACCAGGATGGAGCGGCTCGCGGTGGACCCGGCGGCGTATGTGCGCCCGTCCCCCACGGCCGGCACGCTCGGCGGGGTGGCGAAGGCGACCCGGGAGTCCATCGTGGTGATGGAGGCCGCGGGGTACGACGTGGTGCTGGTGGAGACGGTCGGCGTCGGCCAGTCGGAGACGGCGGTGGCCAACATGGTCGACACGTTTCTGCTGCTGACCCTGGCCCGTACCGGCGATCAGCTCCAGGGCATCAAGAAGGGCGTCCTGGAGCTGGCGGACGCCATCGCGGTCAACAAGGCCGACGGTCCGCACGAACGCGACGCGCGGGCGGCGGCGCGCGAACTGGCCGGGGCGCTGCGGCTGATGCACCCGGCGGACGCGGCGTGGAAGCCGCCGGTGCTCACCTGCAGCGCGCGCGAGTCCACCGGTCTCGACACCCTGTGGGAGCGGTTGGAGCAGCACCGCGCGCTGCTCGAATCGACCGGCCGGCTCGCCGCGAAGCGGCGCGACCAGCAGGTCGACTGGACGTGGACGATGGTGCGGGACGAGCTGCTGGAGAGCCTGCGCGGCCATCCGGCGGTGCGTTCGCTCGCCCCGGAGCTCGAACAGCGGGTCCGGGACGGCGAGTTGACGGCCACGCTCGCGGCCGAGCAGATCCTGGACGCGTTCCGGGGCACGGCCTGA
- a CDS encoding GNAT family N-acetyltransferase translates to MSLRITALTDPDRSGGSHRLAWLASDPEGGPVGSAFLRVFTREGQGHLAELELHVHPAERRGGVGSRLFDAAVAAAREEGRRSVIAQTGAGSPGDLFLRAKGMRRVLTLTYVRLPLASTDTGALRRTVGQPHPGYRLISWDGTVPDGLAPTFAASRRAMDDMPMDDTDFGTVVWDVERVRSAAAAVAARGDLLHTVAAVDDSDGTIVGFTELVVPGDGKGDAQHYGTGVLPEHRGHGLGRWMKARSVLWARESHPDLEGLLADTADSNTHMRRINDEFGYEPTHTSIEYQLDL, encoded by the coding sequence TTGTCGCTACGCATCACTGCACTGACCGACCCCGACCGGTCCGGTGGCAGCCACCGCCTGGCCTGGCTCGCCTCCGACCCGGAAGGCGGCCCGGTCGGCTCGGCGTTCCTGCGCGTCTTCACCCGCGAGGGCCAGGGCCACCTCGCCGAACTGGAACTCCACGTCCACCCGGCGGAGCGCCGCGGGGGAGTCGGCTCGCGGCTGTTCGACGCGGCGGTCGCCGCCGCCCGCGAGGAGGGGAGGCGCAGCGTCATCGCGCAGACCGGGGCCGGTTCCCCCGGCGACCTCTTCCTGCGGGCCAAGGGGATGCGCAGGGTACTGACCCTCACGTACGTCCGGCTCCCGCTGGCGAGCACCGACACCGGGGCCTTGCGCCGGACCGTCGGGCAACCGCATCCGGGCTACCGGCTCATCTCCTGGGACGGCACCGTCCCGGACGGACTCGCGCCGACGTTCGCCGCGTCTCGCCGGGCCATGGACGACATGCCCATGGACGACACCGACTTCGGCACGGTCGTCTGGGACGTGGAACGGGTCAGGTCCGCCGCGGCGGCCGTAGCCGCACGCGGCGACCTGCTCCACACGGTCGCGGCGGTCGACGACTCCGACGGCACGATCGTGGGCTTCACGGAACTCGTCGTCCCGGGCGACGGGAAGGGCGACGCCCAGCACTACGGCACCGGAGTCCTTCCCGAGCACCGGGGGCACGGCCTCGGCCGGTGGATGAAGGCCCGGTCCGTGCTGTGGGCCCGGGAGAGCCACCCGGACCTGGAGGGGCTGCTGGCGGACACCGCCGACAGCAACACGCACATGCGGCGCATCAACGACGAGTTCGGCTACGAGCCGACGCACACCTCGATCGAGTACCAGCTCGATCTGTAG
- the rho gene encoding transcription termination factor Rho: MTSTLEHPLLHRESTTEEAEGVLDTTDQGNGALRVRGGLPSPGDVVVPAALIRHHGLRRGDVVQGHCDRPRVLSTVERVNGLPPQALRGRPRFRDLTPLHPRQRLRLETPSGGAAMRLVDLLAPIGKGQRGLVVAPPRTGKTVLLQQIAAAVAANHPECHLMVVLVDERPEEVTDMRRSVRGEVLASTFDRPAKEHIALAELAVERAKRLVEQGRDVVVLLDSLTRLCRAHNNASAAGGRTLSGGVDAAALLGPKQLFGAARLAEEGGSLTVLATALVETGSRADDYFFEELKSTGNMELRLDRALADRRIHPAVDIPASGTRREELLVPESELRAVRGLRRALLTRDPRTALETLLDRLRRTPDNAAFLRAVHRTVPGTRVHPEGTGPAQ, from the coding sequence ATGACCAGCACTCTTGAACACCCGCTCCTGCACCGGGAGTCGACCACCGAGGAAGCCGAAGGCGTCCTCGACACCACTGACCAGGGCAACGGCGCGCTGCGCGTCCGGGGCGGCCTCCCCTCCCCCGGCGACGTGGTGGTCCCGGCCGCCCTGATCCGTCACCACGGCCTGCGCCGGGGCGACGTGGTCCAGGGGCACTGCGACCGGCCCCGCGTCCTGTCCACCGTGGAGCGGGTCAACGGCCTTCCCCCGCAGGCGCTTCGCGGCCGGCCGCGCTTCCGCGACCTCACCCCGCTCCATCCCCGGCAGCGGCTGCGGCTGGAGACCCCGTCCGGCGGTGCCGCGATGCGTCTCGTCGACCTGCTCGCACCGATCGGCAAGGGGCAGCGCGGGCTCGTCGTCGCGCCGCCCAGGACCGGCAAGACGGTGCTGCTCCAGCAGATCGCCGCCGCCGTCGCCGCCAACCATCCCGAGTGCCACCTGATGGTGGTGCTGGTCGACGAACGCCCCGAGGAGGTCACCGACATGCGCCGGTCCGTACGGGGCGAGGTGCTCGCCTCGACGTTCGACCGGCCGGCGAAGGAGCACATCGCCCTCGCCGAACTCGCGGTCGAGCGCGCCAAGCGGCTGGTCGAGCAGGGCCGGGACGTCGTCGTCCTGCTCGACTCCCTCACTCGTCTGTGCCGCGCCCACAACAACGCCTCCGCCGCGGGCGGGCGCACCCTCAGCGGCGGTGTCGACGCGGCCGCCCTGCTCGGCCCCAAGCAGCTCTTCGGCGCCGCGCGACTCGCCGAGGAGGGCGGCTCCCTCACCGTCCTGGCCACCGCGCTGGTGGAGACCGGCTCCCGCGCCGACGACTACTTCTTCGAGGAGCTGAAGAGCACCGGCAACATGGAGCTCCGGCTCGACCGCGCCCTGGCGGACCGGCGGATCCACCCGGCCGTGGACATCCCCGCTTCCGGCACCCGGCGCGAGGAACTCCTCGTACCGGAGAGCGAGTTGCGGGCGGTACGGGGGCTGCGGCGCGCGCTGCTCACCAGGGACCCGCGGACCGCGCTCGAAACACTGCTCGACCGGCTCCGCCGCACACCGGACAACGCCGCGTTCCTCCGCGCCGTCCACCGCACCGTCCCGGGCACCCGGGTCCACCCGGAAGGCACCGGACCGGCGCAATAA
- a CDS encoding aldo/keto reductase family protein, whose protein sequence is MEFRRLGRSGLTISEIAYGNWLTHGSQVEEDTAAACIRAALDAGITTFDTADVYAETRAEAVLGRALKGERREGLEVFTKVYFPTGPGHNDRGLGRKHIMESIDNSLRRLQTDYVDLYQAHRYDHSTPLEETMEAFADVVRSGKALYIGVSEWTADQLRAAHGLARELRVPLISNQPQYSALWRVIESDVVPASEELGIGQIVWSPIAQGALTGKYRPGAPLPAGSRATDDKGGANMVAGWLRDEVLERVQRLRPLADGAGLSLAQLAVAWVLQNPNVSAAIIGASRPEQVTENVGAAGVTLDAELLKGIDDILDPVVERNPALTAGHAGDS, encoded by the coding sequence ATGGAGTTCCGCCGGCTCGGCCGCAGCGGCCTGACCATCAGTGAGATCGCTTACGGAAACTGGCTCACCCACGGCTCCCAGGTGGAGGAGGACACGGCCGCCGCCTGCATCCGCGCCGCCCTGGACGCCGGAATCACCACCTTCGACACCGCGGACGTCTACGCCGAGACCCGGGCCGAGGCCGTCCTGGGCCGGGCGCTCAAGGGCGAACGCCGCGAGGGCCTCGAAGTGTTCACCAAGGTCTACTTCCCGACCGGTCCCGGACACAACGACCGGGGGCTCGGCCGCAAGCACATCATGGAATCCATCGACAACTCGCTGCGCCGCCTGCAGACGGACTACGTGGACCTGTACCAGGCCCACCGCTACGACCACTCGACGCCGCTGGAAGAGACCATGGAGGCGTTCGCCGACGTCGTCCGCTCCGGGAAGGCCCTCTACATCGGCGTTTCGGAGTGGACCGCCGATCAGTTGCGCGCCGCGCACGGGCTGGCCCGCGAGCTGCGGGTGCCGCTGATCTCCAACCAGCCGCAGTACTCCGCGTTGTGGCGGGTCATCGAGAGCGACGTGGTGCCCGCGTCCGAGGAACTGGGCATCGGCCAGATCGTCTGGTCCCCGATCGCCCAGGGCGCCCTCACCGGCAAGTACCGGCCCGGCGCGCCGCTCCCGGCCGGTTCGCGGGCGACGGACGACAAGGGCGGCGCGAACATGGTGGCCGGCTGGCTGCGCGACGAGGTGCTGGAACGCGTCCAGCGCCTGCGGCCGCTCGCCGACGGTGCCGGTCTCAGCCTGGCCCAGCTCGCGGTCGCGTGGGTGCTGCAGAACCCGAACGTCTCCGCCGCGATCATCGGCGCGTCCAGGCCGGAGCAGGTGACGGAGAACGTCGGGGCGGCCGGGGTGACGCTCGACGCGGAGCTGCTGAAGGGGATCGACGACATCCTGGACCCGGTGGTGGAGCGGAATCCCGCGCTGACGGCGGGGCACGCGGGCGACAGCTGA
- a CDS encoding NAD(P)/FAD-dependent oxidoreductase gives MARPRILVVGAGFAGVECVRRLERGLIPGEAEIALVAPFSYQLYLPLLPQVAAGVLTPQSVAVSLRRSQKHRTRIIPGGAVGVDPEAKICIIRKITDEIVYEPYDYVVLSPGSVTRTFDIPGLLDHARGMKTLAEAAYVRDHVIAQLDLADASHDEHERASRLQFVVVGGGYAGTETAACLQRLTSSAVKHYPRLDPKLIKWHLIDIAPKLMPELGDKLGRSALEVLRSRGIEVSLGVSVAEATAETVTFTDGRVLPCRTLIWTAGVTASPLVATLDAETVRGRLAVTAEMSLPGFDGVFALGDCAAVPDLSKGDGAVCPPTAQHAMRQGRRAAANLIATLRNQPLRPYVHKDLGLVVDLGGKDAVSKPLGVEMHGIAAQAVARGYHWSALRTNVAKARVMTNWVLNAVAGDDFVRTGFQSRNPAKLRDFEYTDAYLTPAQVREHTAALHTGT, from the coding sequence GTGGCACGACCCAGAATTCTCGTTGTCGGCGCCGGATTCGCCGGAGTGGAATGCGTACGCCGTCTGGAGCGCGGCCTCATTCCCGGCGAGGCGGAGATCGCGCTCGTCGCCCCGTTCTCGTACCAGCTCTACCTGCCCCTGCTGCCCCAGGTGGCGGCCGGTGTGCTCACCCCGCAGTCGGTCGCCGTCTCGCTGCGCCGCAGCCAGAAGCACCGCACCCGGATCATTCCCGGCGGGGCCGTCGGGGTGGACCCCGAGGCGAAGATCTGCATCATCCGCAAGATCACCGACGAGATCGTCTACGAGCCCTACGACTACGTCGTGCTCAGTCCCGGCAGCGTCACCCGCACCTTCGACATCCCCGGCCTGCTGGACCACGCCCGGGGCATGAAGACCCTGGCCGAGGCCGCGTACGTGCGCGACCACGTGATCGCCCAGCTCGACCTCGCCGACGCCAGCCACGACGAGCACGAGCGGGCCTCGCGCCTGCAGTTCGTGGTGGTCGGCGGCGGATACGCGGGCACCGAGACGGCCGCCTGCCTGCAACGCCTCACCAGCAGCGCGGTCAAGCACTACCCCCGGCTCGACCCGAAGCTGATCAAGTGGCACCTCATCGACATCGCCCCGAAGCTGATGCCCGAGCTGGGGGACAAGCTCGGCCGCAGCGCCCTGGAGGTGCTGCGCAGCCGGGGCATCGAGGTGTCGCTCGGCGTCTCGGTGGCCGAGGCCACCGCCGAGACGGTCACCTTCACCGACGGCCGGGTGCTGCCCTGCCGCACCCTGATCTGGACGGCCGGGGTCACCGCCAGCCCACTCGTCGCCACCCTCGACGCGGAGACGGTGCGCGGCCGGCTCGCCGTGACCGCCGAGATGAGCCTGCCCGGCTTCGACGGCGTCTTCGCGCTCGGCGACTGCGCGGCCGTGCCGGACCTCAGCAAGGGCGACGGGGCGGTCTGCCCGCCCACCGCGCAGCACGCCATGCGCCAGGGCCGCCGGGCGGCCGCCAACCTCATCGCGACGCTGCGCAACCAGCCGCTGAGGCCGTACGTCCACAAGGACCTCGGCCTCGTCGTGGACCTCGGCGGCAAGGACGCCGTCTCCAAGCCGCTCGGCGTCGAGATGCACGGGATCGCCGCGCAGGCCGTCGCCCGCGGTTACCACTGGTCGGCGCTGCGGACCAACGTCGCCAAGGCCCGGGTCATGACCAACTGGGTGCTGAACGCCGTCGCGGGCGACGACTTCGTCCGCACCGGCTTCCAGTCCCGCAACCCGGCCAAGCTGCGCGACTTCGAGTACACGGACGCCTATCTGACCCCGGCCCAGGTCCGCGAGCACACCGCCGCGCTGCACACCGGCACCTGA
- the ctaD gene encoding cytochrome c oxidase subunit I, with protein MTTTGTAGETEAEEAYANELPVHAKEPGNVVVKWLTTTDHKTIGTLYLVTSFAFFVLGGVLALVMRAELARPGIQTVSPEQFNQAFTIHGTIMLLMFATPLFAGFTNWIMPLQIGAPDVAFPRLNMFAYWLYLFGSIIAVAGFLTPQGAADFGWFAYSPLSDAVRSPGIGADMWIMGLAFSGFGTILGSVNFITTIICMRAPGMTMFRMPIFTWNVLLTAVLVLMAFPVLAAALLVLEADRKFGAHVFDAANGGPLLWQHLFWFFGHPEVYIIALPFFGIVSEIIPVFSRKPIFGYVGLISATIAIAGLSVTVWAHHMFVTGAVLLPFFSFMTFLIAVPTGVKFFNWIGTMWHGSLSFETPMLWSIGFLVTFLFGGLTGVILASPPMDFHVSDSYFVVAHFHYVVFGTVVFAMFAGFHFWWPKFTGKLLDERLGKITFWTLFVGFHGTFLVQHWLGAEGMPRRYADYLAADGFTALNTVSTISSFLLGLSMLPFFYNVWKTAKYGTYVGTDDPWGYGRSLEWATSCPPPRHNFLTLPRIRSESPAFELHHPSLRELHKSFNRPGGAPADLPGDDRT; from the coding sequence GTGACGACGACGGGCACAGCAGGGGAAACCGAGGCGGAGGAGGCGTACGCGAACGAACTCCCGGTCCACGCCAAGGAACCGGGGAACGTCGTCGTCAAGTGGCTGACCACCACCGACCACAAGACGATCGGCACGCTCTACCTGGTGACGTCGTTCGCCTTCTTCGTCCTCGGCGGGGTACTGGCCCTGGTCATGCGCGCCGAACTGGCCCGGCCGGGAATCCAGACCGTGTCGCCCGAACAGTTCAACCAGGCGTTCACCATCCACGGCACGATCATGCTGCTGATGTTCGCGACCCCGCTGTTCGCCGGATTCACCAACTGGATCATGCCGCTGCAGATCGGCGCGCCCGACGTGGCGTTCCCGCGGCTGAACATGTTCGCCTACTGGCTGTACCTCTTCGGTTCGATCATCGCGGTGGCCGGCTTCCTCACCCCGCAGGGCGCGGCGGACTTCGGCTGGTTCGCCTACTCCCCGCTCTCGGACGCGGTCCGTTCGCCGGGGATCGGCGCCGACATGTGGATCATGGGTCTGGCCTTCTCCGGCTTCGGCACGATCCTCGGTTCGGTCAACTTCATCACCACGATCATCTGCATGCGCGCCCCCGGCATGACGATGTTCCGCATGCCGATCTTCACCTGGAACGTCCTGCTGACCGCCGTCCTGGTCCTGATGGCCTTCCCGGTCCTCGCCGCGGCCCTGCTGGTGCTGGAGGCGGACCGCAAGTTCGGCGCCCACGTCTTCGACGCCGCCAACGGCGGCCCCCTGCTCTGGCAGCACCTCTTCTGGTTCTTCGGCCATCCGGAGGTGTACATCATCGCCCTGCCGTTCTTCGGCATCGTCAGCGAGATCATCCCGGTCTTCAGCCGGAAACCGATCTTCGGGTACGTCGGCCTGATCAGTGCGACGATCGCCATCGCGGGCCTCTCCGTGACCGTGTGGGCCCACCACATGTTCGTCACGGGCGCTGTGCTGCTGCCGTTCTTCTCGTTCATGACCTTCCTGATCGCCGTACCGACCGGTGTGAAGTTCTTCAACTGGATCGGCACGATGTGGCACGGTTCGCTGTCCTTCGAGACCCCGATGCTCTGGTCGATCGGCTTCCTGGTCACCTTCCTGTTCGGCGGCCTGACCGGGGTGATCCTGGCGTCCCCGCCGATGGACTTCCACGTCTCGGACTCGTACTTCGTCGTCGCGCACTTCCACTACGTCGTCTTCGGCACCGTGGTCTTCGCGATGTTCGCCGGATTCCACTTCTGGTGGCCCAAGTTCACCGGGAAACTGCTCGACGAACGGCTCGGAAAGATCACCTTCTGGACGCTGTTCGTGGGCTTCCACGGCACGTTCCTGGTGCAGCACTGGCTCGGTGCCGAGGGCATGCCGCGCCGCTACGCGGACTACCTCGCGGCGGACGGCTTCACCGCGCTGAACACGGTCTCGACGATCTCCTCGTTCCTGCTCGGGCTGTCGATGCTGCCGTTCTTCTACAACGTGTGGAAGACCGCCAAGTACGGCACGTACGTCGGCACCGACGACCCGTGGGGCTACGGCCGCTCGCTGGAGTGGGCGACCTCCTGCCCGCCGCCGCGGCACAACTTCCTCACCCTGCCCCGGATCCGTTCCGAGTCCCCGGCCTTCGAGCTGCACCACCCCTCGCTCCGCGAACTCCACAAGTCCTTCAACCGCCCCGGCGGCGCACCGGCCGACCTCCCGGGGGACGACCGGACGTGA
- a CDS encoding SDR family oxidoreductase codes for MPAGLTGKNAVVTGGSRGIGRAVVERLCRDGARVVFNYATDDEAAEEVVRTVRENGGEARAVRQDLADPDGAERLMAVAEEELDGLDILVNNAALCPIPSLIVDTDPELFDRVIAVNTRAVFLTIRHAALRMRDGGRIVNISTANTVRPGPGISAYAAGKGALEQLTAVAAHELGARSITVNTVSPGATDTDMLRAANPPQALEAVVGMTPLRRLGEPADVADVVAFLVGHDGRWLTGQNLRATGGLA; via the coding sequence GTGCCAGCAGGGCTGACAGGCAAGAACGCCGTGGTCACCGGAGGATCGCGGGGCATCGGACGCGCCGTCGTCGAGCGGCTGTGCCGCGACGGGGCGCGCGTGGTCTTCAACTACGCCACCGACGACGAGGCGGCCGAGGAGGTCGTCCGCACGGTACGGGAGAACGGCGGCGAGGCGCGGGCCGTCCGGCAGGACCTCGCGGACCCGGACGGCGCGGAGCGCCTGATGGCGGTCGCCGAGGAGGAGCTCGACGGGCTGGACATCCTGGTGAACAACGCCGCCCTCTGCCCCATCCCCTCCCTGATCGTGGACACCGACCCGGAACTCTTCGACCGGGTGATTGCGGTCAACACCCGGGCGGTCTTCCTGACGATCCGCCACGCGGCCCTGCGGATGCGCGACGGCGGACGCATCGTGAACATCTCCACGGCCAACACCGTGCGACCGGGCCCCGGCATCTCCGCCTACGCCGCGGGCAAGGGTGCGCTCGAACAGCTCACCGCCGTGGCGGCCCACGAACTCGGCGCCCGCTCGATCACCGTCAACACCGTCTCGCCCGGCGCCACCGACACCGACATGCTGCGCGCCGCCAACCCGCCGCAGGCACTGGAGGCGGTCGTCGGCATGACGCCCCTGCGCCGGCTGGGGGAGCCCGCCGACGTGGCCGACGTGGTCGCCTTCCTCGTCGGCCACGACGGGCGCTGGCTCACCGGCCAGAACCTGCGGGCCACGGGCGGACTGGCCTGA
- a CDS encoding NADP-dependent isocitrate dehydrogenase, with protein MTDSTIIYTHTDEAPALATYSFLPVVQAYASTAGVNVESRDISLAGRIIAGFPERLEEGQRIEDALAELGELAKRPEANIIKLPNISASIPQLKAAIAELQAKGYALPDYPDDPQTDEEKDVRARYDKVKGSAVNPVLREGNSDRRAPASVKNYAKAHPHRMGKWSPDSKTNVATMGVDDFRSTEKSVVIPQDGSLRIELAGDDGSTTVLRESVPVLAGEVVDAAVMRVAALREFLTAQVARAKAEGVLFSVHLKATMMKVSDPIIFGHVVRAFFPNTFAKYGDVLAAAGLSPNDGLGAILKGLDDVPHVGAEIKAAFEAELAEGPALAMVDSDKGITNLHVPSDVIVDASMPAMIRTSGHMWGPDGQEADTLAVLPDSSYAGVYQVVIDDCRANGAFDPSTMGSVPNVGLMAQKAEEYGSHDKTFEIPTTGTVRVLDGNGDVVLEQAVGAGDIFRMCQAKDLPIQDWVKLAVTRARATGAPAVFWLDEDRAHDAQLIAKVRTYLADHDTDGLQIEIMSPEKATAFSLERIRRGEDTISVTGNVLRDYLTDLFPILELGTSAKMLSVVPLMNGGGLFETGAGGSAPKHVQQLVKENYLRWDSLGEFFALAASFEHLATTTGNARAKVLADTLDRATGTFLNEDKSPSRKLGGIDNRGSHFYLSLYWAQELARQTEDAQLAQAFGELAKTLAEQERTIVDELIAVQGSPVDIGGYYQPDPAKAAAVMRPSETFVRAIASIG; from the coding sequence GTGACTGACTCGACCATCATCTATACGCACACCGACGAGGCCCCGGCCCTGGCGACCTATTCGTTCTTGCCCGTGGTCCAGGCCTACGCCTCCACGGCCGGTGTCAACGTCGAGAGCCGGGACATCTCGCTGGCCGGGCGCATCATCGCGGGCTTCCCCGAGCGCCTGGAGGAGGGCCAGCGCATCGAGGACGCGCTCGCCGAGCTCGGCGAGCTGGCCAAGCGGCCCGAGGCCAACATCATCAAGCTGCCCAACATCTCGGCGTCGATCCCGCAGCTGAAGGCCGCCATCGCCGAGCTCCAGGCGAAGGGCTACGCGCTTCCGGACTACCCGGACGACCCGCAGACCGATGAGGAAAAGGACGTCCGCGCGCGTTACGACAAGGTCAAGGGCAGCGCGGTGAACCCCGTGCTGCGCGAGGGCAACTCCGACCGCCGCGCCCCCGCCTCGGTCAAGAACTACGCCAAGGCGCACCCGCACCGCATGGGCAAGTGGTCCCCCGACTCGAAGACGAACGTCGCCACCATGGGCGTCGACGACTTCCGTTCCACCGAGAAGTCCGTGGTCATTCCCCAGGACGGTTCGCTGCGCATCGAGCTCGCCGGTGACGACGGCAGCACCACCGTGCTGCGCGAGTCGGTGCCGGTGCTCGCGGGCGAGGTCGTGGACGCCGCGGTCATGCGCGTCGCCGCCCTGCGCGAGTTCCTCACCGCGCAGGTCGCCCGGGCCAAGGCCGAGGGCGTGCTGTTCTCCGTCCACCTCAAGGCCACCATGATGAAGGTCTCCGACCCGATCATCTTCGGCCACGTGGTCCGTGCCTTCTTCCCGAACACCTTCGCCAAGTACGGCGACGTGCTCGCCGCGGCCGGCCTCTCCCCGAACGACGGCCTCGGCGCCATCCTCAAGGGCCTGGACGACGTGCCGCACGTCGGCGCCGAGATCAAGGCGGCCTTCGAGGCCGAGCTCGCCGAGGGCCCCGCGCTGGCCATGGTCGACTCGGACAAGGGCATCACCAACCTGCACGTGCCCAGCGACGTCATCGTCGACGCCTCCATGCCGGCCATGATCCGCACCTCCGGCCACATGTGGGGCCCCGACGGCCAGGAGGCCGACACCCTCGCCGTGCTGCCCGACAGCAGCTACGCGGGCGTCTACCAGGTCGTCATCGACGACTGCCGCGCCAACGGCGCCTTCGACCCGTCGACCATGGGCTCGGTCCCGAACGTCGGCCTGATGGCGCAGAAGGCCGAGGAGTACGGCAGCCACGACAAGACCTTCGAGATCCCGACCACCGGTACGGTGCGGGTCCTCGACGGCAACGGCGACGTCGTGCTGGAGCAGGCCGTGGGCGCGGGCGACATCTTCCGCATGTGCCAGGCCAAGGACCTGCCGATCCAGGACTGGGTCAAGCTCGCCGTCACCCGGGCCCGCGCCACCGGCGCCCCGGCGGTCTTCTGGCTCGACGAGGACCGCGCCCACGACGCGCAGCTGATCGCCAAGGTCAGGACCTACCTCGCCGACCACGACACCGACGGTCTGCAGATCGAGATCATGTCGCCGGAGAAGGCGACCGCCTTCTCGCTGGAGCGCATCCGCCGCGGCGAGGACACCATCTCGGTCACCGGCAACGTGCTGCGCGACTACCTGACCGACCTGTTCCCGATCCTGGAGCTGGGCACGAGCGCGAAGATGCTCTCCGTCGTCCCGCTCATGAACGGCGGCGGCCTGTTCGAGACCGGTGCCGGCGGCTCCGCGCCCAAGCACGTCCAGCAGCTCGTCAAGGAGAACTACCTGCGCTGGGACAGCCTGGGCGAGTTCTTCGCGCTCGCGGCCAGCTTCGAGCACCTGGCGACGACCACGGGCAACGCGCGTGCCAAGGTCCTCGCCGACACGCTCGACCGCGCGACCGGCACCTTCCTCAACGAGGACAAGTCGCCGAGCCGCAAGCTGGGCGGCATCGACAACCGCGGCAGCCACTTCTACCTGTCCCTGTACTGGGCCCAGGAGCTGGCGCGGCAGACCGAGGACGCGCAGCTCGCGCAGGCCTTCGGCGAGCTCGCGAAGACGCTGGCCGAGCAGGAGCGGACCATCGTCGACGAGCTGATCGCGGTGCAGGGCTCGCCGGTCGACATCGGCGGCTACTACCAGCCCGACCCGGCCAAGGCCGCCGCCGTGATGCGCCCCTCGGAGACGTTCGTCCGGGCCATCGCCTCCATCGGCTGA